In a single window of the Niabella ginsenosidivorans genome:
- a CDS encoding DUF2975 domain-containing protein has product MVVAYISIGIAFFVKLYQLIASIGQNKIFEMTNIKRVTSLGWLAILIGIITYQLNYLFFYIKNAPGLQHEGEIYKAELPCWPFLLGLVLLTVGYTFKKGLELKEENDMTI; this is encoded by the coding sequence TTGGTTGTTGCGTACATAAGTATAGGTATTGCGTTTTTTGTCAAATTATATCAATTAATAGCATCGATTGGTCAAAATAAAATTTTTGAGATGACTAACATTAAACGTGTCACATCACTGGGGTGGTTGGCCATACTGATCGGTATTATTACTTACCAGCTGAATTATCTTTTCTTTTACATAAAAAACGCTCCGGGGCTTCAGCATGAAGGTGAGATTTATAAAGCAGAGCTCCCCTGCTGGCCTTTCCTGTTAGGCCTGGTACTGTTAACTGTTGGTTATACTTTTAAAAAAGGATTAGAGCTAAAAGAAGAAAACGATATGACGATATAA
- a CDS encoding DUF2975 domain-containing protein translates to MKTNTKMLLDIMQVVCWILFIGLCIQAGTLLVSLLFTYFGNTRIAEQFAKDLYLPKLYHYSPFYYIALCSLLLAIALLKAHIFYLVIQFFSRVNMDHPFSHPVSNLISKVVQTAFGIGIIAVIGNVYNQALMKKNIPATSLSWQSSEFLFLAGILFVISLIFKRGVALQSENDLTI, encoded by the coding sequence ATGAAAACAAATACAAAAATGCTTTTAGATATCATGCAGGTGGTTTGCTGGATCCTGTTTATCGGATTGTGCATTCAGGCCGGCACCCTGCTCGTTTCCCTGCTGTTTACTTATTTTGGCAACACGCGGATTGCTGAGCAATTTGCAAAAGACCTTTATTTACCAAAGCTCTATCACTATAGCCCGTTTTATTATATTGCCCTCTGTTCGTTATTATTGGCTATTGCCCTGTTAAAGGCGCATATATTCTACCTGGTTATACAGTTTTTTTCCAGGGTTAATATGGATCACCCTTTTAGCCATCCTGTATCCAATCTCATCTCAAAAGTAGTGCAGACCGCATTCGGTATTGGCATTATCGCGGTTATCGGCAACGTATATAACCAGGCCCTGATGAAAAAAAACATACCCGCCACCTCTTTAAGCTGGCAAAGCTCTGAATTTCTATTCCTGGCCGGGATTTTATTTGTCATCTCTTTAATATTCAAACGGGGAGTAGCGCTACAATCTGAAAACGACTTAACTATATAA
- a CDS encoding helix-turn-helix domain-containing protein has translation MPIIINLDVMMARRKMSLNELSEKVGITLSNLSILKNGKAKAIRIETLEAICRALDCQPGDILEYIKGQPAFD, from the coding sequence ATGCCGATCATTATTAATCTGGATGTAATGATGGCCCGGCGTAAAATGTCGTTAAACGAGCTGAGCGAAAAAGTGGGGATTACACTTTCCAACCTTTCCATCTTAAAAAACGGGAAAGCAAAAGCCATACGCATTGAAACACTGGAGGCCATTTGCAGGGCACTGGATTGTCAGCCGGGCGATATTCTGGAGTATATAAAAGGGCAACCGGCTTTTGATTGA
- the purD gene encoding phosphoribosylamine--glycine ligase, whose protein sequence is MKILVLGSGGREHALVWNMSMRGQHELFIAPGNPGTAALGTNVNLGVNDFEGIGAFCKEKGIEMVVAGPEEPLVKGIWDFFKADSVLKDLLFIGPSQRGAQLEGSKAFAKAFMERHHIPTAAYKEFTAANFEEGKEYIGAHTLPVVLKADGLAAGKGVVICQTNEEAVAEFEAMIQESKFGEASRKVVVEEFLSGIEMSVFLVTDGKEYVLLPQAKDYKRIGEKDSGLNTGGMGAVSPVLFADAAFMQKVTDRIIRPTVNGLHKEGIAYTGFVFIGLIKVGDDPFVIEYNCRMGDPETEVVMPRLKTDLATICKAAAENKLSEITVEEDPRTAVTIMAVSGGYPGDYEKGYKITGLDQRMGDSILFHAGTKEQEGQVITNGGRVLCVTSFGDTVKAAVDQSKALLKNIHFDDMYYRRDIGYEFFNEVRPT, encoded by the coding sequence ATGAAAATACTTGTTTTGGGAAGCGGTGGAAGGGAGCATGCCCTTGTATGGAATATGAGCATGCGTGGTCAGCACGAACTGTTTATTGCGCCGGGCAATCCCGGAACTGCAGCTTTGGGAACCAATGTGAACCTGGGGGTGAACGATTTTGAAGGCATCGGGGCATTTTGTAAGGAAAAGGGGATTGAAATGGTTGTGGCAGGTCCTGAGGAGCCCCTGGTAAAAGGGATCTGGGATTTTTTTAAGGCCGACAGTGTTTTAAAAGACCTGTTATTCATAGGCCCTTCGCAGCGGGGGGCACAGCTGGAAGGCAGCAAAGCCTTTGCCAAAGCTTTTATGGAACGCCATCATATTCCTACTGCGGCTTATAAGGAATTTACAGCAGCTAATTTTGAGGAAGGAAAAGAATATATCGGGGCGCATACGCTTCCGGTTGTTCTGAAGGCCGACGGGCTGGCTGCCGGAAAAGGCGTGGTGATCTGCCAGACCAATGAAGAGGCGGTGGCCGAGTTTGAAGCCATGATACAGGAATCCAAATTTGGTGAAGCCAGCCGGAAAGTGGTGGTAGAGGAATTCCTGTCGGGTATTGAAATGAGCGTGTTCCTGGTTACTGATGGAAAAGAATATGTATTGCTGCCGCAGGCAAAAGATTATAAACGTATAGGTGAAAAGGACAGCGGGCTGAATACGGGAGGAATGGGCGCCGTAAGCCCTGTGCTTTTTGCTGATGCAGCTTTTATGCAAAAAGTTACCGACCGGATTATCCGGCCCACGGTAAACGGGCTCCATAAGGAAGGTATTGCCTATACCGGTTTTGTTTTTATAGGGCTTATAAAAGTGGGCGATGATCCTTTTGTAATTGAATATAATTGCCGCATGGGCGATCCGGAAACCGAAGTGGTAATGCCCCGGCTGAAAACAGACCTGGCAACCATCTGTAAGGCTGCTGCTGAAAATAAGCTTTCGGAGATCACTGTTGAAGAAGACCCCAGGACAGCGGTAACCATAATGGCCGTGAGCGGCGGTTACCCCGGCGACTATGAAAAAGGATATAAGATTACCGGGCTTGATCAGCGAATGGGAGACTCCATCCTGTTTCATGCGGGCACTAAAGAGCAGGAAGGGCAGGTAATAACCAACGGAGGCCGCGTACTTTGCGTTACTTCTTTTGGCGATACCGTTAAGGCGGCCGTTGATCAGTCAAAAGCGCTCCTTAAAAACATTCATTTTGATGATATGTATTACAGGAGGGATATCGGATATGAGTTTTTTAATGAAGTGCGTCCAACATAG
- a CDS encoding peptide MFS transporter, producing the protein MKNIDKKSRHPRALYVLFFTEMWERFGFYLMVGIFLLYLKDSTTSGGVGFTPQKAADLVGTYIAMVYLTPFIGGLIADRYLGYRKAIILGGLLLAAGYFCLAIPGDKALYVSLPLLMIGNGFFKPNISTLLGNIYNREDLKPKKDVAYNIFYMGVNIGAFICNFVAALMRNHYGWGYAFAAAGVGMVISVIWFVAGLKHVKSGDVKKPMEEGDIPMRSIFLQVFLPAIMTAVLGWFIKNLLGHTLFGSQSNDAFMFACVPIIIFFVTLYVKANKEDKKGLGALFTFFIGAFVFWVIYNQNSTGLTIWADQYTSREMPQSMEKITKPFGMLETVTTTPHEVPQTDSLLRTMSDAKGNALTTTGPDLYFNNLPKDQWPPSGKLNLLSTEIFQSINPFFIVLFTPLVIGMLGWLARRGRAPNTPVKAGLGTWIAGISSLLMVFAALSTNIYHDKTSAWWVVGTYAIFTIGELFVSPVGLSMVSKLAPARLTSLMMGGWFIITSMSGKVAGLMATFWDSFENKSNYFLILVVAALIAGIIIFILSKRIAQVIKEKTGSI; encoded by the coding sequence ATGAAAAATATTGACAAAAAATCCCGGCATCCGCGTGCCCTGTATGTATTGTTTTTTACAGAAATGTGGGAGCGTTTTGGCTTCTATCTTATGGTGGGTATTTTTCTTTTATACCTGAAAGACAGTACCACCAGCGGTGGTGTGGGTTTTACTCCTCAAAAAGCGGCTGACCTGGTAGGCACTTATATTGCCATGGTTTATTTAACCCCCTTTATAGGCGGGCTGATCGCCGACCGGTACCTGGGTTACCGGAAAGCCATTATCCTGGGGGGCTTGCTGTTAGCAGCCGGCTATTTCTGCCTGGCGATCCCCGGAGATAAAGCATTATATGTATCGCTGCCTTTGTTGATGATCGGCAATGGTTTTTTTAAGCCTAACATCAGCACACTGCTGGGCAACATTTATAACCGGGAAGACCTCAAACCCAAAAAGGATGTGGCCTATAATATTTTCTACATGGGCGTAAACATCGGCGCCTTTATCTGCAATTTTGTGGCTGCGCTTATGCGCAACCATTATGGCTGGGGCTATGCCTTTGCCGCTGCAGGTGTAGGTATGGTGATCTCCGTTATCTGGTTTGTTGCCGGGCTGAAGCACGTAAAATCCGGTGACGTCAAAAAGCCAATGGAGGAGGGTGACATTCCGATGCGCAGTATCTTTTTACAGGTGTTCCTGCCGGCAATTATGACCGCAGTCCTGGGCTGGTTTATAAAAAATCTGCTGGGACATACCCTTTTCGGATCCCAATCCAATGACGCCTTTATGTTTGCCTGCGTGCCCATCATTATATTCTTTGTTACCTTGTATGTAAAGGCAAATAAAGAAGACAAAAAAGGGTTAGGCGCCCTGTTCACCTTTTTTATAGGGGCATTTGTTTTCTGGGTTATTTACAACCAGAACAGTACAGGGCTTACGATCTGGGCCGACCAATACACTTCCCGGGAGATGCCCCAGTCGATGGAGAAAATAACAAAGCCCTTTGGTATGCTGGAAACGGTGACTACTACTCCGCACGAGGTACCTCAAACAGACAGCTTGTTGCGCACTATGTCCGATGCTAAAGGAAATGCATTAACCACAACCGGGCCCGATCTGTATTTCAATAACCTGCCAAAGGATCAATGGCCCCCATCCGGCAAACTGAACCTGCTGTCAACAGAGATCTTTCAATCCATCAATCCTTTCTTCATTGTACTGTTTACCCCGCTGGTCATAGGAATGCTGGGCTGGCTGGCGCGCAGAGGCCGGGCGCCCAATACGCCTGTAAAAGCCGGCCTTGGAACATGGATCGCGGGGATATCATCTCTGTTGATGGTGTTTGCCGCCCTGAGCACCAATATTTACCATGATAAAACCTCTGCCTGGTGGGTGGTAGGCACCTACGCCATTTTTACGATCGGGGAACTGTTTGTAAGCCCCGTAGGATTGTCGATGGTTTCCAAGCTGGCACCAGCCCGGCTGACCTCCTTAATGATGGGAGGGTGGTTTATTATTACTTCCATGAGTGGGAAAGTAGCCGGACTGATGGCTACTTTCTGGGATAGCTTTGAAAATAAAAGCAACTATTTTCTGATCCTGGTGGTAGCCGCGTTAATTGCGGGTATTATCATTTTTATTTTAAGCAAACGCATCGCACAGGTCATAAAGGAGAAAACAGGCAGTATTTAA
- a CDS encoding OPT family oligopeptide transporter — MSEKSSFKPFVPDEARMAEFTVKSVLTGAAFGVIFGAATVYLALKAGLTVSASIPIAVIAITLGRKFLKTTILENNIIQTTGSAGESIASGVVFTLPGFLFLSDGSGEHFFNYITILTLAIIGGILGTLMMIPLRRSLIVNEHKTLPYPEGTACADVLKAGEKGGDFAKTAFWGLGFAFVYAILQKILHVIAETPAFVTKQTNKFFPSAKISGEVTPEYLGVGYIIGPKIAGVLVAGGVLASLVLIPLLSSVVAPELIAAQQVKLGYLANIGVAGGKGGWDPVAKTFDDFSSSIYYAYIRQIGAGAVAAGGFITLLKTIPTIIASFKGSLGSIKGNAAAAATAVKRTERDLSMKVVGLGSLALVILIALLPQIPGNTIFQKLLIGILVVIFGAFFVTVSSRIVGLIGSSNNPVSGMTIATLMGTCLIFIAVGWSGKAYEPMALVVGGLICIAAANAGATSQDLKTGYIIGATPKYQQMALFVGVIVASIVIGLTVNFLDKPTAAMVAKGITGHAIGSEAYPAPQGTLMATLARGILSFNLDWQFVLVGVFISIVLELCGVKSLSFAVGAYLPLSTTLPIFIGGLVRGAVEHKAGKAANPEEEELGRGNLFATGLVAGGAVAGVVIAILSGFDGPAAALNKVNAEHGLTTILHEGGYYILGALAFAAMAFVLYQVGVSKNKE, encoded by the coding sequence ATGTCAGAAAAATCATCGTTTAAACCATTTGTACCGGATGAAGCACGGATGGCTGAGTTTACCGTAAAATCTGTTTTAACCGGGGCCGCATTCGGTGTTATTTTTGGTGCTGCTACGGTTTACCTTGCTTTAAAAGCAGGCCTTACCGTTTCTGCGTCTATCCCCATTGCTGTAATTGCCATTACACTGGGCAGAAAGTTCTTAAAAACGACCATTCTGGAAAACAATATTATACAGACCACCGGGTCTGCCGGAGAAAGCATCGCCTCCGGTGTAGTGTTCACATTGCCCGGTTTTTTGTTTTTAAGCGATGGCAGCGGGGAGCACTTTTTTAATTACATCACTATTTTAACACTGGCGATCATTGGAGGCATACTGGGTACGCTGATGATGATTCCCCTGCGGCGGTCCCTGATCGTAAATGAGCACAAGACCCTGCCCTACCCTGAAGGGACCGCCTGCGCAGATGTACTGAAAGCAGGAGAGAAAGGCGGCGATTTTGCAAAAACAGCGTTCTGGGGCCTGGGCTTTGCCTTTGTATATGCCATTCTTCAAAAAATACTGCACGTAATTGCAGAAACACCGGCATTTGTGACCAAACAAACCAATAAGTTTTTCCCATCTGCGAAGATCAGCGGAGAGGTCACGCCTGAATACCTGGGCGTGGGCTATATCATCGGACCAAAAATAGCAGGGGTACTGGTTGCCGGTGGTGTATTGGCCTCGCTGGTATTGATCCCATTGCTTTCAAGCGTTGTTGCTCCTGAACTGATCGCAGCACAGCAGGTAAAATTAGGCTACCTGGCTAATATTGGAGTTGCGGGCGGCAAAGGGGGCTGGGATCCCGTAGCCAAAACATTTGATGATTTTTCATCATCAATCTATTATGCTTATATCCGCCAGATCGGAGCGGGAGCCGTGGCAGCAGGGGGCTTTATTACCCTGCTGAAAACAATCCCTACTATTATCGCCTCTTTCAAAGGAAGCCTGGGCTCAATAAAAGGAAATGCCGCTGCTGCCGCAACAGCAGTAAAAAGAACGGAGCGTGACCTGAGCATGAAGGTGGTGGGACTGGGAAGCCTGGCATTGGTGATCCTGATTGCATTACTGCCGCAGATCCCCGGCAATACCATTTTTCAGAAACTGCTGATCGGCATTCTTGTGGTCATCTTTGGAGCTTTCTTTGTTACGGTATCCTCAAGAATTGTAGGGCTCATCGGTTCCTCCAATAACCCCGTAAGCGGTATGACCATTGCCACCTTAATGGGCACCTGCCTGATCTTTATTGCCGTAGGCTGGAGCGGAAAAGCCTATGAGCCTATGGCATTGGTGGTAGGAGGGCTCATCTGTATTGCGGCTGCTAATGCGGGTGCCACCTCTCAGGATCTGAAAACAGGCTACATAATCGGTGCAACACCCAAATACCAGCAAATGGCTTTGTTTGTAGGTGTTATTGTAGCCTCGATCGTAATCGGGTTAACCGTCAACTTCCTGGACAAACCTACAGCGGCAATGGTGGCAAAAGGCATCACCGGGCATGCTATAGGATCTGAAGCTTATCCAGCTCCCCAGGGCACCTTAATGGCTACACTGGCACGCGGGATCCTGTCTTTTAATCTCGACTGGCAGTTTGTGCTGGTAGGCGTTTTTATTTCGATCGTATTAGAACTGTGCGGTGTTAAATCTTTAAGTTTTGCAGTAGGTGCTTACCTGCCGCTTTCCACCACATTGCCCATTTTTATTGGCGGGCTGGTAAGAGGTGCTGTTGAGCACAAAGCCGGCAAAGCCGCAAATCCTGAAGAAGAAGAATTGGGCCGCGGTAACCTTTTTGCCACCGGGCTGGTGGCGGGTGGTGCCGTGGCAGGTGTTGTCATAGCGATCCTTTCGGGGTTTGACGGGCCGGCAGCAGCATTGAACAAGGTAAACGCAGAGCACGGGCTCACCACTATTTTACACGAAGGCGGCTATTACATACTGGGCGCCCTGGCTTTTGCAGCAATGGCATTTGTTCTCTACCAGGTGGGAGTGTCTAAAAACAAAGAATAG
- a CDS encoding hydroxypyruvate isomerase family protein translates to MNRRSFVKNHILAAGALGMSSGLWAQSARPDASGKTFNLDYAPHEGMFANSAGKDFIDQIKFMHDQGFRSIEDNGMASRTPGMQSKIGETLAKLGMRMGVFVVPKGGNGANTLAANKKEHIDIFLEGCRQSVEVAKRCNAKWATVVPGDFQRDLPIAIQTANVVEALRRGAEIFEPHGLVMVLEALSDTPDLFLRTSAQTYEICKAVNSPSCKILYDIYHMQKNEGNLIVHMNQTWEEIGYIQIGDNPGRKEPTTGEINYRNIFKWLHEKGYKGVLGMEHGISQPGKAGEERLIAAYRECDAFL, encoded by the coding sequence ATGAATCGCAGGAGTTTTGTAAAGAATCATATTTTAGCTGCAGGAGCCCTGGGTATGAGCTCCGGCCTGTGGGCACAGTCTGCCAGGCCGGACGCATCGGGTAAAACCTTTAACCTGGATTATGCGCCGCATGAGGGGATGTTTGCCAATAGCGCCGGTAAAGACTTTATTGACCAGATAAAATTTATGCACGACCAGGGGTTCCGGTCTATTGAAGATAACGGAATGGCTTCCAGAACGCCCGGAATGCAATCTAAAATAGGAGAAACACTGGCCAAACTGGGCATGCGTATGGGCGTATTTGTGGTGCCCAAAGGGGGCAACGGTGCCAATACCCTTGCTGCCAATAAAAAGGAGCATATTGATATCTTCCTCGAAGGCTGCCGCCAGTCTGTTGAAGTGGCCAAACGTTGTAACGCAAAATGGGCAACGGTTGTACCCGGTGATTTTCAGCGGGATCTGCCTATAGCTATACAAACGGCAAACGTGGTGGAGGCGTTGAGAAGAGGTGCCGAAATTTTTGAACCCCACGGTCTTGTAATGGTACTGGAAGCATTGAGCGATACCCCGGATCTCTTTTTAAGAACATCTGCCCAAACCTATGAGATCTGTAAGGCTGTAAACAGCCCTTCCTGCAAGATCCTGTATGATATTTATCATATGCAGAAAAATGAAGGGAACCTTATTGTCCATATGAATCAGACCTGGGAGGAAATAGGGTATATACAGATCGGGGACAACCCCGGAAGAAAAGAGCCTACCACCGGTGAAATTAATTACAGGAACATTTTTAAATGGCTGCATGAAAAGGGATACAAAGGTGTTCTGGGTATGGAGCATGGAATATCACAACCCGGAAAGGCAGGAGAGGAACGACTGATTGCTGCTTACAGGGAGTGCGATGCATTCCTGTAA